The Shewanella sp. KX20019 genome window below encodes:
- the dprA gene encoding DNA-processing protein DprA, with product MDMDELRQRLTHEPDALPLPESLLNANLTPDYSLVDIALAWQQQSELNHLVCLSDPLYPPMLKQISDPPTVLFIKGNINSLLRPGIAIVGSRNATPGGLKMAYSLSSQLAAHHLSIVSGMALGIDGAAHQAAIDNRGASIAVLGTGVEVIYPKRHRSIYHDIQNDGCVLSEFWPQVKPFSGNFPKRNRIISGLTIGTLVVEASLKSGSLISARLANEQGREVFAVPGSVLSGQSVGCHQLLRDGAKLVESVGDILEEVAVLSAFHLEEVMACHHIEEEIVSDLPFASLLASVSYETTTIDDVVEHSGKAIELVLEQLLELELQGWVTAVPGGYVRLKRS from the coding sequence ATGGATATGGATGAGTTAAGGCAAAGGTTGACCCATGAACCCGATGCATTACCTCTACCTGAGTCGCTACTCAATGCTAATTTAACTCCCGACTACTCCCTAGTTGATATTGCACTTGCATGGCAACAACAAAGCGAGCTTAACCACCTCGTGTGTTTGAGTGATCCTCTCTATCCTCCAATGCTTAAACAGATTAGCGACCCACCAACTGTCCTTTTTATTAAAGGCAATATAAACAGTTTACTACGTCCGGGCATTGCCATTGTGGGCAGTCGTAATGCAACACCTGGTGGGTTGAAGATGGCTTATTCGCTGTCGTCACAATTGGCTGCTCATCACCTTTCGATTGTTAGCGGTATGGCACTAGGGATAGATGGTGCTGCCCACCAGGCTGCTATTGATAATAGAGGTGCAAGCATCGCAGTTCTGGGTACTGGGGTAGAAGTTATTTATCCCAAAAGACATCGAAGTATTTATCATGACATTCAAAATGATGGCTGCGTTTTGAGTGAGTTTTGGCCGCAAGTAAAGCCATTTTCTGGTAATTTCCCGAAACGAAACCGTATTATTAGCGGTCTAACTATAGGTACCCTAGTGGTAGAAGCTAGCTTGAAAAGTGGCTCTTTAATTAGTGCTCGATTAGCGAATGAGCAGGGACGTGAAGTGTTTGCTGTGCCGGGGAGTGTATTGAGTGGTCAAAGCGTAGGCTGTCATCAGCTTTTACGCGATGGAGCCAAATTAGTCGAGTCGGTTGGCGATATTTTGGAAGAAGTTGCGGTTTTATCCGCCTTCCACCTTGAAGAAGTGATGGCCTGCCACCATATAGAGGAGGAGATAGTCTCTGATTTGCCATTTGCTTCGCTGTTAGCTAGTGTAAGTTATGAAACCACAACGATTGATGACGTGGTTGAACATAGTGGAAAAGCCATAGAGCTAGTATTGGAGCAGTTACTTGAGCTTGAATTACAAGGTTGGGTTACTGCTGTCCCCGGTGGTTATGTAAGACTTAAGAGGAGCTAG
- a CDS encoding gamma carbonic anhydrase family protein, with translation MTNSQNKKSLRSYKGIVPQLKNDVYIDEACVLVGDITLDDDSSVWPLVAARGDVNHIYIGKRTNIQDGSVLHVTRKSPSLPEGQPLIIGDDVTVGHKAMLHGCRVGNRILVGMGAIILDGAVLEDDVILGAGSLVPPNKVLKSGYLYVGSPAKPARPLTEAELAFLPQSADNYVRLKNEYLQEGE, from the coding sequence ATGACTAACTCGCAAAACAAGAAGTCACTACGTTCATATAAAGGAATTGTGCCACAGCTTAAAAACGATGTTTATATCGATGAAGCATGTGTTTTAGTGGGTGATATCACTTTAGACGATGATTCTAGCGTTTGGCCTTTGGTCGCTGCTCGTGGTGATGTTAATCATATCTATATTGGTAAGAGAACCAACATTCAAGACGGCAGCGTATTACACGTCACTCGCAAATCTCCTTCATTACCTGAAGGGCAGCCATTAATTATCGGTGATGACGTAACCGTTGGTCATAAAGCGATGCTGCACGGCTGCAGAGTCGGTAACCGTATATTGGTAGGCATGGGCGCTATTATTCTTGATGGGGCAGTGTTGGAAGATGACGTGATCTTGGGTGCGGGCTCTTTGGTTCCACCCAATAAAGTATTAAAGAGTGGTTATCTATATGTGGGCAGTCCAGCAAAACCAGCTAGGCCTCTTACTGAAGCAGAGCTCGCCTTCTTACCTCAGTCTGCTGACAACTATGTCAGACTTAAGAATGAATATTTGCAAGAAGGCGAGTAA
- the hemF gene encoding oxygen-dependent coproporphyrinogen oxidase produces MSTPDSAVVKAFLLDLQTRICNGLQTLDGSAQFVEDSWKREEGGGGQSRVLTNGAVFEQAGVNFSHVTGASMPASATAHRPELAGRSFEAMGVSLVIHPKNPHIPTTHANVRFFIAQKEGADPVWWFGGGFDLTPYYPYLEDVVEWHQNAKSLCEPFGDEVYPKYKQWCDEYFWLPHRNETRGVGGLFFDDLNKEGFDKSFAFMQAVGNGFITAYAPIVERRKETEYGEHERQFQLYRRGRYVEFNLVYDRGTLFGLQTGGRTESILMSMPPLVRWEYAYTPEVGSPEATLYSDYLKPRDWLSL; encoded by the coding sequence ATGAGCACACCAGATTCAGCAGTAGTAAAAGCTTTCTTACTCGATCTTCAAACTCGAATTTGTAATGGACTTCAAACGCTAGATGGCTCTGCACAATTTGTAGAGGACTCTTGGAAGCGTGAAGAGGGTGGCGGCGGACAAAGTCGTGTATTGACCAATGGTGCGGTATTTGAGCAAGCTGGCGTTAACTTTTCTCACGTTACTGGTGCTTCTATGCCAGCATCGGCAACTGCACATCGACCTGAGCTTGCTGGACGTAGTTTTGAGGCGATGGGAGTATCATTGGTTATCCACCCTAAAAACCCGCATATTCCCACAACTCATGCCAATGTACGTTTCTTTATCGCTCAGAAAGAGGGCGCTGACCCCGTATGGTGGTTTGGTGGTGGGTTTGATTTGACTCCTTATTACCCTTATTTAGAAGATGTTGTAGAGTGGCACCAAAATGCTAAGTCTCTGTGCGAGCCTTTTGGTGATGAGGTTTATCCAAAGTATAAGCAATGGTGTGATGAGTATTTCTGGTTACCACATCGCAATGAGACTCGTGGCGTGGGTGGCTTATTCTTTGATGATCTCAATAAAGAGGGCTTCGATAAGAGCTTTGCCTTTATGCAAGCAGTGGGTAATGGCTTTATAACCGCTTATGCGCCAATTGTTGAGCGCCGCAAAGAGACTGAATACGGCGAACATGAGCGTCAATTCCAACTATACCGCCGTGGCCGATATGTAGAATTTAATCTGGTATATGACCGTGGTACTTTGTTTGGATTACAAACGGGTGGTCGTACTGAGTCGATTTTGATGTCGATGCCACCACTGGTGCGCTGGGAATATGCTTATACCCCGGAGGTAGGTAGCCCCGAAGCTACTTTATATAGCGATTATCTTAAGCCTAGAGATTGGTTGAGCTTATAG
- a CDS encoding group II truncated hemoglobin: MNWFKHLVGKKEVTEERDPQQSNAYDRIGGETTIRAIAQQFYLQMQSKQETKELLDIHRAPISESEQKLFEFLSGWLGGPQLYQQKHGHPALKARHMPFKVDEAMRDQWLICMKAAIELEVSETQHQQAIYSAISTLADHMRNQ; this comes from the coding sequence ATGAACTGGTTTAAACATTTAGTAGGTAAAAAGGAAGTGACTGAAGAACGAGATCCGCAACAGTCAAATGCATATGATCGTATTGGTGGTGAGACAACGATTCGAGCCATTGCTCAGCAGTTCTATCTGCAGATGCAATCTAAACAAGAAACCAAAGAGTTACTGGATATTCACCGCGCCCCCATTAGCGAATCCGAACAAAAGTTGTTTGAATTTCTCAGCGGCTGGTTAGGTGGACCACAGCTGTATCAACAAAAACATGGGCACCCAGCTTTAAAAGCCAGGCATATGCCTTTTAAAGTTGATGAAGCGATGCGAGATCAATGGTTAATCTGCATGAAAGCGGCAATTGAGTTGGAAGTATCTGAGACGCAGCATCAACAAGCTATTTATAGTGCGATTTCGACACTAGCGGATCATATGCGAAACCAATAA
- the aroE gene encoding shikimate dehydrogenase: MTDRYAVFGNPIRHSKSPKIHGMFAAETAQLLCYEAILAPVDAFEASFRTFVANQGLGANVTVPFKEQAFALCDELSEQAQLAGAVNTLSVLSDGRVRGDNTDGLGLVADLQRQFGSLKGLNILLVGAGGAARGCVLPLLQADIAKLTIVNRTQSKAEALVDIFSQFGNISTLPIEHTAQSYDVIINSTSSSLSGDVPNISSQTIAEDTVCYDMMYGKEQTSFNSWALAHGAKQAVDGLGMLVGQAAQSFLIWRNVKPGVETVLSQLRSEL; the protein is encoded by the coding sequence ATGACAGACAGATACGCAGTATTTGGCAACCCAATAAGACACAGTAAATCACCTAAAATTCATGGGATGTTTGCTGCTGAAACAGCACAACTATTATGCTATGAAGCCATTTTAGCGCCTGTGGATGCATTTGAAGCTAGTTTTAGGACATTTGTTGCTAACCAAGGTTTGGGCGCAAATGTTACAGTGCCCTTTAAGGAACAAGCTTTTGCGCTGTGTGATGAATTAAGTGAGCAAGCGCAGTTAGCGGGTGCCGTGAATACATTATCTGTATTGAGTGATGGCAGAGTGCGTGGTGACAATACCGACGGTCTGGGTCTTGTTGCTGACTTGCAACGACAGTTCGGTAGCCTTAAAGGTTTAAATATTCTACTCGTTGGTGCTGGTGGTGCGGCAAGAGGCTGTGTATTGCCATTATTACAAGCAGACATCGCCAAGCTGACGATTGTTAATCGCACCCAATCTAAAGCTGAAGCATTAGTAGATATATTCAGTCAATTCGGCAATATAAGCACATTACCTATTGAGCATACAGCGCAAAGCTATGACGTGATCATTAACTCAACGTCTTCAAGCTTAAGCGGTGATGTACCTAATATCAGTTCTCAAACGATAGCCGAAGACACCGTTTGCTACGATATGATGTATGGCAAGGAGCAAACAAGCTTTAACAGCTGGGCATTAGCTCATGGCGCTAAGCAAGCAGTTGATGGTTTAGGTATGTTGGTTGGGCAGGCAGCGCAAAGCTTTTTGATATGGCGTAACGTTAAGCCAGGCGTTGAAACTGTATTATCGCAGTTACGATCAGAGCTTTAA
- a CDS encoding L-threonylcarbamoyladenylate synthase translates to MLQVLPAEMAEIIEQGGVIAYPTEAVYGLGCDPDNDEAIKQLLQIKQRPWQKGLILVAGDYQQLLPYIDESELSTEQLAFVHSKWPGPFTFIMPIKPGLSKLLSGTFDSIAVRVTSHVDVKALCAAINKPIVSTSANLSGQDPALSPLAVQQQFEGIIAGLMVGGLGSQTAPSTIIDAKSGNIIRKG, encoded by the coding sequence ATGTTACAAGTATTGCCAGCTGAAATGGCCGAAATTATTGAGCAAGGGGGCGTTATTGCCTATCCAACAGAGGCTGTTTATGGTCTGGGTTGTGATCCTGACAATGACGAAGCTATTAAGCAATTACTGCAAATTAAGCAGCGTCCTTGGCAAAAAGGACTAATACTCGTAGCAGGTGACTATCAGCAACTACTCCCCTATATAGATGAATCTGAGCTTAGCACTGAGCAGCTGGCATTTGTTCACAGTAAATGGCCTGGTCCTTTTACCTTTATCATGCCGATTAAGCCAGGTTTGTCCAAATTATTGAGTGGCACTTTTGACTCTATCGCAGTGAGAGTGACCTCACATGTCGATGTAAAAGCACTATGCGCGGCAATCAATAAACCCATTGTTTCAACCAGTGCAAATTTATCAGGACAGGATCCTGCGTTATCACCTTTAGCTGTTCAACAGCAGTTTGAGGGGATAATTGCTGGATTAATGGTAGGAGGCCTAGGCAGTCAGACGGCTCCCTCTACTATTATCGATGCCAAGAGTGGCAACATTATAAGAAAAGGTTAA
- a CDS encoding DUF494 family protein — translation MFDILMYLFENYVHSEAEFLVDEDELTKELTRAGFHQSEIIKALTWLEGLAELQEAGTPYLCNHDQQSFRIYTKDEINKIDVESRGFLLFLEQIKVLSVETREMVIDRVMELDETTLNLDDLKWVILMVLFNAPGHESAYEQMEDLIFEQPDGRLHS, via the coding sequence ATGTTTGATATCCTCATGTATCTATTTGAAAACTATGTGCATAGTGAAGCTGAGTTTTTAGTCGATGAAGACGAACTCACAAAAGAATTAACGCGAGCTGGATTTCATCAGTCGGAGATAATTAAAGCCCTGACTTGGTTAGAGGGGTTAGCTGAGCTGCAGGAGGCGGGCACACCTTACCTCTGCAATCATGATCAACAGTCTTTCCGTATTTATACTAAAGACGAGATAAATAAAATTGATGTGGAAAGCCGAGGCTTTCTGTTGTTTCTAGAGCAGATTAAAGTGCTTAGTGTCGAAACACGTGAAATGGTTATCGATCGAGTGATGGAGTTAGACGAAACAACGTTAAATTTAGATGACCTAAAATGGGTTATCTTGATGGTGCTATTTAATGCTCCTGGTCACGAGTCGGCCTATGAACAGATGGAAGATCTGATCTTTGAGCAGCCAGATGGACGATTACACTCATAA
- a CDS encoding DNA topoisomerase family protein: MAKIDQQLFTTHEHALEKEYELCPKCGCELSVRHSKHGGFIGCNNYPSCDYTRPLVQHESIETQVIEGSSCPECASELAVKSGRFGIFIGCTNYPQCRHIEKHDQAAAEDEIDCPKCKTGHVEHRTSRFGKSFYACSGYPKCKFLVNYPPVAEACPDCGFGILVERKGAAGMRLECPEKACKYKRPV, encoded by the coding sequence ATGGCTAAAATCGATCAGCAACTGTTTACTACACATGAGCATGCATTGGAGAAAGAGTATGAACTCTGCCCTAAATGTGGCTGTGAATTATCAGTAAGGCACAGTAAGCACGGTGGTTTTATAGGGTGTAATAACTACCCTAGCTGTGACTACACTCGACCGCTAGTGCAGCATGAATCTATCGAAACTCAGGTAATTGAAGGCTCATCCTGTCCAGAGTGTGCCAGTGAATTGGCAGTTAAGTCTGGCCGGTTCGGTATTTTTATTGGTTGCACCAATTATCCTCAATGTCGTCATATTGAAAAACATGACCAAGCTGCTGCTGAAGACGAAATCGATTGTCCCAAGTGTAAAACAGGGCATGTTGAGCATCGAACCAGTCGTTTTGGTAAATCCTTCTATGCTTGTAGTGGTTATCCAAAGTGTAAGTTCTTAGTGAATTACCCGCCTGTAGCTGAAGCTTGCCCAGATTGTGGTTTTGGCATTTTAGTAGAACGTAAAGGGGCGGCTGGAATGCGTTTAGAGTGCCCTGAAAAAGCATGCAAATATAAGCGCCCTGTCTAA
- a CDS encoding DUF1488 domain-containing protein codes for MNQSILFPDLQDWDPKSRSVVFPVQVQGSNIECRIGIAKLAQLSQTPINTEQPDNASWALALFDEYRFDIEDEVEQLIEQESFDELGRLILI; via the coding sequence ATGAATCAAAGTATATTGTTTCCAGATTTACAAGATTGGGATCCGAAATCCCGGAGCGTCGTTTTCCCCGTCCAAGTGCAAGGTAGCAATATAGAGTGCCGTATTGGGATCGCCAAATTGGCTCAACTATCTCAGACTCCGATTAATACCGAGCAACCAGATAATGCGAGTTGGGCGTTGGCTCTGTTTGATGAGTATCGTTTTGATATAGAAGATGAGGTAGAGCAACTCATCGAACAGGAGTCATTCGATGAGCTTGGTAGGCTGATACTTATATAA
- a CDS encoding collagenase, which yields MMNTKTKIALTIIAALSGSISGCSTTNNAPLNPELIQQISATSEDALFDAASPLLTVAHFQQASAALATSEDMISIDKLLYYFRAFSYYGPTDKLEEADYKGLSAALEQLANSDRLDNQPRLQEQYAVTVYRYFSSNERAAQLAPLLPQLNTQLAQLANTASQQSNDYALLETLKAYGFLFSVSRKDTDGELNATLLSAQLNEPLVTFAASSASIRAKKDWPRTNAYWALALYRLALPSSEDGEATALELAVDEAVANIARQDVAIRGNSAKDAYSKGYHVNTFAAQERCQENSEICRTPDLKEALPIEHHCSDSLFILAQDLNQQELKESCTKLTSQESQFHHLLETEQQATANDNNDALRVVAFKNWSQYHYYGQLVFDIQTDNGGMYIEGTPSKPGNQATFFAYRQWWIEPEFSIWNLNHEYVHYLDGHFVKYGGFGHFPSKMVWWSEGLAEYISKGDNNPSALRIIKRDIAEAPTLEEIFATEYKDGQNRTYKWSYMAIRFLAENHHADLVQLSKYLKTDYFEGYEQVMVSLTQHQAQFAKWLDTQVAGFDDNEEETKPRLHKQGRYDYRDYLQPQHLAHGESHLTF from the coding sequence ATGATGAATACAAAAACCAAAATAGCGTTAACCATTATCGCTGCCCTATCAGGTTCAATATCTGGTTGTTCAACTACCAACAATGCCCCGCTTAACCCCGAGTTAATACAACAAATATCAGCAACTTCAGAAGATGCATTATTTGATGCTGCGAGCCCACTGCTAACCGTTGCACACTTTCAACAGGCAAGCGCTGCTTTGGCCACTTCAGAAGATATGATTAGCATTGACAAGCTATTGTATTACTTCCGTGCATTTAGTTACTACGGCCCAACGGATAAGCTAGAAGAAGCCGACTACAAAGGCTTATCAGCTGCACTTGAACAACTTGCTAATTCTGACCGATTAGATAATCAACCACGTTTACAAGAGCAGTATGCGGTGACTGTTTATCGCTACTTCTCGAGTAATGAACGTGCAGCGCAACTAGCACCATTACTACCGCAGTTAAACACTCAACTTGCCCAACTAGCAAACACCGCTAGCCAACAATCCAATGACTACGCCCTGCTTGAAACATTAAAAGCCTACGGTTTTTTGTTTAGTGTCAGTCGCAAGGATACTGACGGTGAGCTTAATGCCACTTTGCTATCCGCACAACTCAATGAACCTTTGGTTACATTTGCAGCCAGCTCAGCCAGTATTCGTGCTAAAAAAGACTGGCCAAGAACCAATGCATACTGGGCTTTAGCACTCTACCGCCTCGCACTACCATCATCAGAAGATGGCGAAGCAACAGCTCTTGAACTTGCTGTCGATGAGGCGGTGGCAAATATTGCTAGGCAAGATGTCGCCATACGCGGAAATAGTGCCAAAGATGCCTATAGCAAGGGCTACCATGTTAATACCTTTGCAGCACAAGAACGCTGCCAGGAAAATAGCGAGATATGCCGCACACCAGATCTTAAAGAAGCGCTTCCAATAGAGCATCATTGCTCTGACTCACTATTCATCTTGGCGCAAGATCTTAACCAGCAAGAGCTCAAAGAAAGCTGTACTAAACTCACCTCACAAGAATCACAGTTTCACCATTTGCTGGAAACAGAACAACAGGCGACAGCCAACGATAACAATGATGCGCTAAGAGTCGTGGCGTTCAAAAACTGGAGCCAGTACCACTACTATGGACAGTTAGTATTCGACATCCAAACTGATAACGGTGGCATGTATATCGAAGGAACCCCATCAAAGCCCGGTAATCAAGCCACTTTCTTTGCCTATCGCCAATGGTGGATAGAACCTGAGTTCTCGATTTGGAATTTGAACCATGAATATGTGCACTATTTAGATGGTCATTTTGTAAAGTATGGCGGCTTTGGACATTTTCCAAGCAAGATGGTGTGGTGGTCAGAGGGTTTGGCAGAGTACATATCAAAAGGTGATAACAACCCTTCAGCTCTTCGCATAATAAAGCGTGATATAGCGGAAGCACCTACTTTGGAAGAGATTTTTGCCACCGAATATAAAGACGGCCAAAATAGGACTTACAAGTGGAGTTACATGGCTATTCGTTTTCTAGCTGAGAACCACCATGCCGATCTTGTACAGCTGAGCAAATATCTGAAAACCGATTACTTCGAAGGTTACGAGCAAGTCATGGTCTCTCTAACCCAGCATCAAGCTCAATTTGCTAAATGGCTAGACACTCAAGTCGCTGGGTTTGATGATAATGAAGAGGAAACAAAGCCAAGGCTGCACAAGCAAGGACGATATGATTACCGCGACTATTTACAACCACAACACCTAGCTCACGGTGAAAGTCATTTAACATTTTAG